In one Penaeus chinensis breed Huanghai No. 1 chromosome 33, ASM1920278v2, whole genome shotgun sequence genomic region, the following are encoded:
- the LOC125043015 gene encoding uncharacterized protein LOC125043015, translating to MLWEPSGCCCFTLRTGSLVMASIVIFFGTCSMLYVGGYLATQDIGNSFQEICQDEEDIPDCITTFKNASYGVIATRFVLDFIQVTFSILLIHGVLKNKTRFLVPYMIMILVGICILMLTALAVMGIFIYESMYRAVFVVAVLFGVVIFLETYFLLVVRALYLQLKRSKGQAHVILEEDTSSEKMKV from the exons ATGTTGTGGGAACCATCAGGATGCTGTTGCTTCACTCTTAGGACTGGAAGCCTGGTGATGGCTTCCATAGTGATA TTTTTTGGAACATGCAGCATGCTCTATGTCGGTGGGTACCTTGCGACCCAGGACATAGGCAATAGTTTTCAGGAAATCTGCCAGGACGAGGAGGATATCCCAGACTGCATAACAACGTTCAAGAATGCTA GTTATGGAGTCATTGCAACCAGGTTTGTGTTGGACTTTATTCAGGTGACATTTAGCATCCTCCTGATCCATGGTGTCCTTAAG AACAAGACTCGTTTCCTGGTGCCCTACATGATCATGATCTTAGTTGGCATCTGTATTCTCATGTTAACTGCTCTGGCAGTTATGGGCATATTTATCTACGAGAGTATGTATAGGGCAGTGTTCGTTGTTGCCGTTTTATTTGGGGTTGTTATCTTCCTCGAAACTTACTTCCTCTTGGTGGTTCGTGCGCTTTATCTCCAG CTGAAGCGCTCCAAGGGACAAGCTCACGTGATTCTGGAAGAAGACACAAGTTCAGAAAAGATGAAAGTTTAA